One segment of Pantoea sp. Lij88 DNA contains the following:
- a CDS encoding LysR substrate-binding domain-containing protein, whose translation MEKNILFNQRIRLRHLHTFVAVAQQGTLGRAAETLSLSQPALSKTLNELEELTGVRLFERGRLGAQLTTMGEQFLTHAVRVLDALNHAGQSFNEQPGDAPVIIRLGALTTAAMGMLPRILDRFHQLQPNTTIQVATLHNNVLLAGLRGGEFDIGIGRMADSDMMTGLTYELLFLESLKLVVRPEHPLLSDNVTLSRAMQWPVVISPEGTAPRRIAQQMLDEQGCTLPPHCIETSSTSLARQLALRYDYIWFVPSGAIKEDLSHNAVCALPINSSGPGEPVGIITRTGAELSLSAEVLMSTIRKFHS comes from the coding sequence ATGGAAAAAAATATCCTTTTCAATCAGCGCATTCGCTTGCGCCATTTACATACCTTTGTTGCGGTCGCGCAGCAAGGCACACTGGGCCGGGCGGCTGAGACGCTTAGCCTGAGTCAGCCTGCCCTGTCTAAGACCCTGAATGAGCTGGAGGAGTTAACGGGCGTGCGTCTGTTTGAACGTGGCCGCCTGGGCGCGCAGCTGACGACGATGGGGGAACAGTTCCTGACCCATGCAGTGCGGGTGCTCGACGCGCTGAACCATGCCGGACAGAGTTTCAATGAGCAGCCGGGTGATGCGCCGGTGATTATCCGTCTTGGGGCATTGACCACTGCTGCAATGGGGATGCTGCCGCGTATCCTGGATCGTTTTCATCAGCTGCAGCCCAACACCACCATTCAGGTGGCGACGCTGCACAACAATGTGTTGCTGGCGGGATTACGCGGCGGCGAGTTTGACATCGGCATCGGGCGGATGGCGGACAGCGACATGATGACCGGGCTGACCTACGAACTGCTGTTTCTGGAGTCGCTCAAGCTGGTGGTCAGGCCGGAGCATCCGTTATTAAGTGACAACGTCACCCTTTCACGGGCGATGCAGTGGCCTGTCGTGATTTCGCCTGAGGGCACTGCGCCGCGCCGTATTGCGCAGCAGATGCTGGACGAACAGGGTTGCACTCTGCCGCCGCACTGTATTGAAACTTCATCGACTTCACTGGCGCGTCAGCTGGCGCTTCGCTACGACTATATCTGGTTCGTTCCTTCCGGCGCGATTAAAGAGGATCTCAGCCACAACGCGGTCTGTGCGCTGCCGATTAACTCGTCCGGGCCAGGCGAGCCCGTGGGCATCATTACCCGCACCGGCGCGGAACTGAGCCTGAGTGCCGAGGTGCTAATGTCCACCATTCGTAAGTTTCACAGCTAG
- the smrA gene encoding DNA endonuclease SmrA translates to MNLDDNDLFRDAMGDVTPLKDTTTTLWLKAPSTKAPRKPPGESEQENFLTRGYLEIVPLNTPLEFKADGIQQGILDKLRRGEYKLDASLNLLRQPVETCRQALFNFMMQAHKQGLRNLLIIHGKGRDNESHANIVRSYLARWLQQFDDVQTFCVAQTRHGGAGALYVGLRKTDKARLENRERHAKRSR, encoded by the coding sequence ATGAACCTTGATGATAATGATCTCTTTCGGGATGCCATGGGCGATGTCACGCCGTTAAAAGACACCACCACTACGTTGTGGCTCAAAGCCCCTTCGACCAAAGCGCCCCGCAAACCGCCGGGCGAATCGGAGCAGGAAAATTTCCTGACCCGCGGTTATCTGGAGATTGTGCCGCTTAACACGCCGCTGGAATTTAAAGCCGACGGTATCCAGCAGGGTATTCTGGATAAACTGCGCCGGGGTGAGTATAAGCTGGATGCCAGTCTTAACCTGTTGCGGCAACCAGTCGAAACCTGCCGTCAGGCACTGTTTAACTTTATGATGCAGGCGCACAAACAGGGGCTGCGGAATCTGTTGATCATTCACGGTAAAGGCCGGGATAACGAATCACATGCCAATATTGTGCGCAGCTATCTGGCGCGCTGGTTACAGCAGTTTGATGATGTGCAGACTTTCTGCGTGGCCCAGACCCGCCATGGCGGAGCCGGGGCACTGTATGTGGGATTGCGCAAAACGGATAAGGCGCGCCTTGAAAACCGCGAGCGGCATGCGAAACGCAGCCGCTAG
- a CDS encoding VOC family protein, translating into MDNFLSADLIRTRFSQAMSVMYQQEVPQYGTLMQLVATVNDRALEADIALKDRLTAADEIDRLNLERHGAIRVGTADELATLRQLFAVMGMHPVGYYDLSQAGVPVHSTAFRPVSDAALRRNPFRVFTSLLRPELIDDQALREKAAEILAARDIFTPRCRELLELHQQQGGFTDEQATEFVIEALETFRWHAHSSVDSQTYQALNQQHRLIADVVCFPGCHINHLTPRTLDIDRVQQLMPSRGIEPKTLIEGPPRRQVPILLRQTSFKALEEPIIFKDGHQGRHTARFGEIEQRGVALTPAGRALYDRLLSEAGSGQDNQQHQQHLAAIFRDFPDDETTLRQQGLAWFHYRLSEKGIATPPAQGESLETLIKEGRVLADPIIYEDFLPVSAAGIFQSNLGDRAQVRSAGQSSRQAFEAALGAAVLDEMALYEERQERSLAQCGLRPA; encoded by the coding sequence ATGGACAACTTTCTCAGTGCGGATCTCATCCGCACCCGTTTCTCTCAGGCGATGTCAGTCATGTATCAGCAGGAAGTGCCGCAGTATGGCACGCTGATGCAGCTGGTGGCGACCGTCAACGACCGCGCGCTGGAAGCGGATATTGCGCTGAAAGATCGCCTCACTGCCGCCGATGAAATCGACCGACTCAACCTGGAACGCCACGGTGCGATCCGCGTGGGCACGGCAGACGAATTAGCCACACTGCGGCAGCTGTTTGCGGTGATGGGAATGCATCCGGTGGGCTATTACGATCTTTCCCAGGCGGGTGTTCCCGTCCACTCCACGGCGTTCCGGCCAGTGAGCGATGCGGCACTCCGGCGCAATCCCTTCCGGGTATTTACCTCGCTGTTACGGCCAGAACTGATCGACGATCAGGCGCTGCGTGAAAAGGCAGCGGAAATTCTTGCCGCACGCGACATTTTCACTCCCCGTTGCCGGGAGTTGCTGGAGCTGCATCAGCAGCAGGGCGGATTCACTGACGAGCAGGCCACTGAATTTGTGATTGAAGCACTGGAAACCTTCCGCTGGCACGCCCACAGCAGCGTAGACAGTCAGACCTATCAGGCGCTGAACCAGCAGCATCGGCTGATTGCGGACGTGGTCTGTTTCCCCGGCTGCCACATCAACCATCTCACGCCGCGCACGCTGGATATCGACCGCGTCCAGCAACTGATGCCGTCACGTGGCATCGAACCGAAAACGCTGATCGAGGGACCGCCGCGTCGTCAGGTGCCAATCCTGTTACGTCAGACCAGCTTTAAAGCGCTGGAAGAACCGATCATCTTTAAGGATGGGCACCAGGGAAGGCATACCGCGCGCTTCGGTGAAATCGAACAGCGCGGTGTGGCGCTGACGCCCGCAGGACGCGCGCTCTACGATCGGTTGCTGAGTGAGGCGGGCAGCGGTCAGGATAACCAGCAGCATCAGCAACATCTGGCGGCGATTTTCCGTGATTTCCCCGACGACGAGACCACGCTGCGCCAGCAGGGGCTGGCCTGGTTCCATTATCGCCTGAGTGAAAAGGGCATTGCGACGCCGCCCGCTCAGGGGGAATCGCTGGAGACGCTCATCAAAGAGGGGCGTGTGCTGGCCGATCCCATCATTTATGAAGATTTCCTGCCCGTGAGCGCGGCAGGCATTTTTCAGTCCAACCTCGGCGATCGGGCGCAGGTCCGTTCGGCTGGCCAGTCCAGCCGTCAGGCGTTTGAAGCCGCGCTGGGCGCAGCCGTGCTGGATGAGATGGCGCTCTATGAAGAACGGCAGGAGCGCTCTCTGGCGCAGTGCGGCCTGCGACCGGCCTGA
- the pntB gene encoding Re/Si-specific NAD(P)(+) transhydrogenase subunit beta — protein sequence MSGGLVTAAYIVAAILFICSLAGLSRHETSKRGNIFGISGMAIALVATIFGPDSGNVVWILLAMVIGGAIGIRLAKKVEMTEMPELVAILHSFVGLAAVLVGINSYIDHAPGLPAVMENIHLSEVFIGIFIGAVTFTGSLVAFGKLCGKISSKPLALPHRHKLNLLALVVSFLLLLWFVNTSSTAAQVFALLLMTVIALAFGWHLVASIGGADMPVVVSMLNSYSGWAAAAAGFMLSNDLLIVTGALVGSSGAILSYIMCKAMNRSFISVIAGGFGTEVSSGDETQEAGEHREITAEETAEMLKASSSVIITPGYGMAVAQAQYPVAEITARLRALGIKVRFGIHPVAGRLPGHMNVLLAEAKVPYDVVLEMDEINDDFSDTDTVLVIGANDTVNPAAQDDPRSPIAGMPVLEVWKAHNVVVFKRSMNTGYAGVQNPLFFKENSQMLFGDAKASVEAILKAL from the coding sequence ATGTCTGGCGGATTAGTCACTGCAGCCTATATTGTGGCTGCGATTCTGTTCATCTGTAGCCTTGCCGGTCTCTCGCGTCATGAGACCTCAAAGCGGGGTAATATTTTCGGTATCAGCGGCATGGCAATTGCCCTGGTCGCCACCATCTTCGGCCCGGACAGCGGTAACGTGGTCTGGATCCTGCTGGCGATGGTGATTGGCGGCGCTATCGGAATTCGTCTGGCGAAGAAAGTCGAAATGACGGAAATGCCGGAGCTGGTTGCTATTCTGCACAGCTTTGTCGGTCTGGCCGCGGTGCTGGTAGGCATCAACAGCTATATCGATCATGCGCCTGGCCTGCCCGCCGTAATGGAGAATATCCATCTGAGTGAGGTGTTTATCGGTATCTTTATCGGTGCCGTGACCTTCACCGGTTCGCTGGTGGCGTTTGGCAAGCTGTGCGGCAAAATCTCCTCAAAACCGCTGGCGTTACCGCATCGTCATAAACTGAATCTGCTGGCGCTGGTGGTCTCGTTCCTGCTGCTGCTGTGGTTTGTCAACACCAGCAGCACCGCGGCGCAGGTATTTGCGCTGCTGCTGATGACGGTGATTGCGCTGGCGTTTGGCTGGCATCTGGTCGCGTCGATTGGCGGTGCCGATATGCCGGTGGTGGTGTCGATGCTGAACTCCTACTCTGGCTGGGCCGCTGCGGCTGCCGGTTTCATGCTCAGCAACGATCTGCTGATTGTGACCGGTGCGCTGGTCGGTTCGTCCGGTGCGATTCTCTCTTACATCATGTGTAAAGCGATGAACCGTTCGTTTATCAGCGTGATTGCGGGTGGGTTTGGTACTGAAGTCAGCAGTGGCGATGAAACGCAGGAAGCGGGCGAACATCGTGAGATCACAGCTGAAGAGACCGCAGAGATGCTTAAGGCCTCCAGCTCGGTGATTATTACCCCAGGCTACGGTATGGCGGTTGCACAGGCCCAGTATCCGGTTGCGGAAATAACTGCCCGGTTGCGCGCGCTTGGCATCAAAGTGCGTTTTGGCATCCATCCGGTGGCAGGGCGCTTGCCGGGCCACATGAACGTGCTGCTGGCCGAGGCAAAAGTGCCTTATGACGTGGTGCTGGAGATGGACGAAATCAACGATGACTTCAGTGACACCGACACGGTGCTGGTCATCGGTGCCAACGATACGGTCAACCCGGCGGCGCAGGATGATCCCCGCAGCCCGATTGCGGGCATGCCGGTGCTGGAAGTGTGGAAAGCGCACAACGTGGTGGTCTTTAAACGCTCAATGAATACCGGTTATGCCGGGGTGCAGAATCCGCTGTTCTTCAAAGAGAACAGTCAGATGCTGTTTGGCGATGCCAAAGCCAGCGTGGAAGCGATTCTCAAAGCACTGTAA
- a CDS encoding aromatic acid/H+ symport family MFS transporter: MTSVEAVDVRQLINQQELSHWQKRLIALCFIVVALDGMDIAIMGFIAPTLKAAWGVTNQQLGVVISAALIGLALGAMVAGPLADRYGRRMMIILSVFFFGLWTLATALSQNIEQMMLFRFLTGLGLGAAMPNVGTLVAEYAPERRRAFLITVVFCGFTFGAASGGFAASWLLPRYNWHSVLLLGGILPLLVLPLLIRGLPESVRFLISRGAAAERIHAILDRMMPGKTRPDCAFYAPEATVPAGSAIGTVLSRRYLFGSTMLWGGYFMGLFMVYLIGSWLPSLVNTLGMSVTEAAIITAMYQAGGTLGSLFAGWMMDRFNANLALAAIYGCGGLFIVALGFSPAEVGMMSTIAFCSGFCFNGANTGMNALSASYYPTHARATGSSWMHGVGRIGAILSAFVGAEMMSLGWSFSFIFLLLAIPAVITTLMLLLKNRYGFKPITDS; this comes from the coding sequence TTGACCAGCGTCGAGGCGGTAGATGTCCGCCAGCTTATCAACCAGCAGGAGCTGAGCCACTGGCAAAAGCGGCTCATTGCGCTCTGTTTTATTGTGGTGGCACTCGATGGCATGGACATTGCGATCATGGGATTTATTGCGCCGACGCTGAAAGCCGCGTGGGGCGTAACGAATCAGCAGCTTGGGGTCGTCATCAGCGCCGCCTTAATCGGGCTGGCGCTGGGTGCGATGGTGGCGGGGCCGCTGGCTGACCGCTATGGCCGTCGCATGATGATTATCTTAAGCGTTTTCTTTTTCGGACTCTGGACGCTGGCAACGGCGCTGTCGCAGAACATCGAGCAGATGATGCTATTCCGCTTCCTGACCGGGCTGGGACTGGGTGCCGCGATGCCGAACGTCGGCACGCTGGTGGCCGAATATGCCCCTGAACGGCGGCGGGCCTTTCTCATCACGGTCGTCTTCTGCGGTTTCACCTTCGGGGCCGCCAGCGGGGGATTTGCCGCTTCCTGGCTGTTACCGCGTTATAACTGGCACTCCGTGCTGCTGCTGGGCGGCATTCTGCCACTGCTGGTATTGCCATTGCTGATTCGCGGCCTGCCGGAGTCAGTGCGATTCCTCATCAGCCGTGGCGCAGCGGCTGAGCGCATTCACGCGATTCTCGACCGGATGATGCCGGGCAAAACCCGGCCCGACTGTGCGTTTTACGCGCCAGAGGCCACCGTGCCGGCCGGCAGCGCGATAGGCACCGTCCTTTCACGCCGCTATCTGTTTGGCAGCACCATGCTGTGGGGCGGCTATTTCATGGGGTTGTTCATGGTCTACCTGATTGGCAGCTGGCTGCCGTCACTGGTGAATACCCTGGGCATGTCCGTCACCGAAGCGGCGATTATCACGGCGATGTATCAGGCGGGCGGGACGCTGGGTTCCCTGTTTGCGGGCTGGATGATGGATCGCTTCAACGCCAACCTGGCGCTGGCGGCGATCTACGGCTGCGGCGGACTGTTTATTGTGGCACTCGGTTTTTCGCCAGCCGAGGTGGGCATGATGAGCACCATCGCCTTCTGCAGTGGCTTCTGTTTCAACGGCGCCAATACCGGCATGAATGCGTTATCTGCCAGCTATTATCCGACTCACGCCCGCGCGACCGGCTCCAGCTGGATGCACGGTGTGGGCCGCATTGGCGCGATTCTGAGCGCCTTTGTTGGCGCAGAGATGATGTCCCTCGGCTGGTCCTTCAGCTTCATCTTTTTGCTGCTGGCGATACCGGCTGTGATCACCACCCTGATGCTGCTGTTAAAAAACCGTTACGGCTTTAAGCCGATCACAGATTCGTGA
- a CDS encoding FNR family transcription factor, with protein MIPEKRSIRRIQSGGCAIHCQDCSISQLCIPFTLNEHELDQLDNIIERKKPIQKGQTLFKAGDDLKSLYAIRSGTIKSYTITEQGDEQITGFHLAGDLVGFDAIMGSNHPSFAQALETAMVCEIPFETLDDLSGKMPALRQQMMRLMSGEIKGDQDMILLLSKKNAEERLAAFIWNLSRRFGQRGFSQREFRLTMTRGDIGNYLGLTVETISRLLGRFQKSGMLAVKGKYITIENHALLEELAGQSHQAA; from the coding sequence ATGATCCCTGAAAAACGCAGCATTCGTCGTATTCAGTCGGGCGGTTGTGCCATTCACTGCCAGGATTGCAGCATCAGTCAGCTCTGCATCCCCTTCACGTTAAATGAACATGAGCTGGATCAGCTCGACAATATCATTGAGCGTAAAAAACCTATTCAGAAAGGGCAAACCCTTTTCAAAGCGGGAGACGATCTTAAGTCTCTGTATGCAATTCGCTCCGGCACCATTAAAAGCTACACCATTACCGAACAGGGTGACGAGCAAATCACCGGTTTCCATCTGGCGGGCGATTTAGTCGGCTTTGATGCCATCATGGGCTCGAACCACCCCAGCTTTGCGCAGGCGCTGGAAACGGCGATGGTCTGTGAGATCCCTTTTGAAACGCTGGATGACCTGTCGGGCAAAATGCCGGCCCTGCGTCAGCAGATGATGCGTCTGATGAGCGGTGAAATCAAAGGCGACCAGGATATGATCCTGCTGCTGTCGAAGAAAAATGCCGAAGAGCGCCTGGCGGCGTTTATCTGGAACCTCTCACGTCGTTTCGGCCAGCGCGGTTTTTCACAGCGCGAATTCCGCCTCACCATGACGCGTGGCGACATCGGGAATTACCTGGGCCTGACGGTTGAAACCATCAGCCGCCTGCTGGGTCGTTTCCAGAAGTCCGGTATGCTGGCGGTGAAAGGCAAATACATTACGATTGAAAACCATGCCCTGCTGGAAGAGTTAGCCGGTCAGAGCCATCAGGCCGCCTGA
- the uspE gene encoding universal stress protein UspE, which yields MSQYQNILVAIDAQQDDQPALRRAVYLNQRLGGRIKAFLPIYDFSYEMTTLLSPDERASMRQGVISQRTEWIREQARAYLDAGVEIDIKVIWHNRPYEAIIQEVLAHQHDLVLKMAHQHDRLESVIFTPTDWHLLRKCPCPVWMVKDQPWPEGGKAIVAVNLASEEPHHDGLNQKLIRETVKLAEKVNQTEVHLVGAYPITPINIAIELPDFDPSVYNDAIRGQHLVAMKALRQKFSIGEEFTHVAKGLPEEVIPDLAAHLGAGVVVLGTIGRTGLSAAFLGNTAEQVIDHLRCDLLALKPDDFKSPIDLDDEEDEEE from the coding sequence ATGTCCCAGTACCAAAATATTCTGGTCGCCATTGATGCCCAGCAAGACGATCAGCCCGCGCTGCGACGTGCGGTCTATCTGAATCAACGCCTCGGCGGAAGAATTAAAGCCTTCCTGCCTATCTATGACTTCTCATATGAGATGACCACCCTGCTTTCGCCGGATGAACGCGCGTCGATGCGTCAGGGCGTCATCAGCCAGCGCACCGAATGGATCCGTGAGCAGGCCCGCGCTTATCTTGATGCCGGTGTCGAAATTGACATCAAAGTAATCTGGCACAACCGTCCTTACGAAGCCATTATTCAGGAAGTCCTTGCCCACCAGCACGATCTGGTGCTGAAGATGGCGCATCAGCATGACCGACTGGAGTCAGTGATATTCACCCCAACTGACTGGCATCTGCTGCGTAAATGCCCGTGCCCGGTCTGGATGGTCAAAGATCAGCCGTGGCCGGAAGGCGGTAAAGCCATTGTCGCGGTCAATCTTGCCAGCGAAGAGCCGCATCACGATGGCCTGAATCAGAAGCTGATCCGTGAGACGGTGAAGCTGGCGGAAAAAGTTAATCAGACCGAAGTTCATCTGGTCGGTGCCTACCCGATTACCCCGATCAATATTGCTATCGAACTGCCCGATTTTGATCCCAGCGTCTACAACGACGCCATCCGGGGTCAGCATCTGGTGGCCATGAAAGCGCTACGCCAGAAATTCTCGATTGGTGAAGAGTTTACCCATGTGGCTAAGGGCCTGCCGGAAGAAGTCATCCCCGATCTGGCCGCGCATCTCGGTGCCGGTGTCGTGGTGCTGGGTACTATCGGACGGACCGGCCTGTCGGCGGCGTTCCTGGGTAATACGGCGGAACAGGTGATTGACCATTTGCGTTGCGATCTGCTGGCGCTGAAGCCTGACGATTTTAAATCGCCGATTGATCTGGATGATGAAGAGGATGAGGAGGAGTGA
- the ydgH gene encoding DUF1471 family protein YdgH, whose translation MKLKNTILASTLLSLLAANAFAAQELTPEKAAALKPFERINITGRFNAIGDAADAVSKRADQMGAASYYIQAINDSNGNSGNWRVTADLYKADAPAAEASTSYRRFNGVNELPKAEAYRLEPFDTVSVSGFFASQPDVNDAISKAAKQKGAASFFIVRQIDANSGGNQYVTAYVYKADAKERVVQTPNAIPADSEAGKAALATGGAAAANVEIPGVASSETPSNKVGRFFETQSSTGKRYTVNLPNGKSVQEVNAITAAQMQPFDTVTFTGHFGTPTEISEEVAKRAADKGAKFYHVTRQWQNQSGGNLTVTADLFK comes from the coding sequence ATGAAGCTGAAGAACACTATTCTGGCGTCAACCTTGTTGTCCCTGCTGGCAGCCAACGCATTCGCTGCGCAGGAGTTAACGCCAGAAAAAGCGGCCGCGTTGAAGCCATTCGAACGTATTAATATCACCGGCCGTTTCAACGCTATCGGCGACGCTGCCGATGCAGTCTCAAAGCGTGCAGACCAGATGGGCGCTGCCTCTTATTACATCCAGGCGATCAACGACAGTAACGGTAATAGCGGTAACTGGCGCGTGACGGCTGACCTCTACAAAGCCGATGCCCCGGCAGCCGAAGCGTCAACGTCGTATCGTCGTTTTAACGGCGTCAACGAACTGCCGAAAGCAGAAGCGTACAGACTGGAACCGTTCGATACCGTTTCGGTCAGCGGCTTCTTTGCCAGCCAGCCAGACGTTAACGATGCGATTTCAAAAGCTGCAAAACAGAAAGGCGCAGCCTCCTTCTTTATCGTGCGCCAGATCGATGCCAACAGCGGCGGCAATCAGTATGTCACTGCCTATGTCTACAAAGCCGATGCTAAAGAACGCGTCGTGCAGACACCGAACGCTATCCCGGCCGATTCAGAAGCGGGTAAAGCCGCGCTGGCAACCGGTGGCGCTGCGGCAGCTAACGTAGAAATCCCTGGCGTGGCTTCATCTGAAACACCAAGCAACAAAGTGGGTCGTTTCTTCGAAACGCAAAGCTCCACCGGTAAACGCTACACGGTGAATCTGCCTAACGGTAAATCGGTGCAGGAAGTCAATGCGATTACTGCCGCGCAGATGCAGCCGTTTGATACCGTGACCTTCACCGGCCATTTCGGTACGCCAACTGAGATCTCAGAAGAAGTGGCGAAGCGTGCAGCTGATAAAGGTGCGAAGTTCTACCACGTAACCCGTCAGTGGCAGAACCAGAGTGGCGGTAACCTGACCGTGACTGCTGACCTGTTCAAGTAA
- the pntA gene encoding Re/Si-specific NAD(P)(+) transhydrogenase subunit alpha yields MLIGIPKERLPNESRVAATPKTVEQLIRLGFSVTLEHDAGKRASFDDESYLAAGATLSDREQVWQSDIVLKVNAPDDEEIALTRTGSTLVSFIWPAQNPDLLSKLAARQVTVMAMDSVPRISRAQSLDALSSMANIAGYRAIVEAAHEFGRFFTGQITAAGKVPPAKVMVIGAGVAGLAAIGAAGSLGAIVRAFDTRPEVKEQVQSMGAEFLELDFEEEAGSGDGYAKVMSEAFIKAEMALFASQAKEVDIIVTTALIPGKPAPKLITEEMIASMKPGSVIVDLAAQTGGNCALTVADQVTVTPNGVKIIGYTDLPSRLATQSSQLYGTNLVNLIKLLCKEKNGEIQVDFEDVVVRGVTVVREGEVTWPAPPIQVSAAPKAAPAAAKPAEKADAKPVSPWRNILLIALAMVLFGCLANVAPADFLSHFTVFALACVVGYYVVWNVSHALHTPLMSVTNAISGIIVIGAVLQMGHGGWVTFISFIAVLIASINIFGGFTVTQRMLKMFRKG; encoded by the coding sequence ATGTTAATTGGAATACCCAAGGAAAGGTTGCCAAACGAGTCGCGCGTGGCCGCCACGCCAAAGACCGTGGAACAACTCATCAGGCTGGGTTTCAGCGTCACCCTTGAACATGACGCGGGTAAACGCGCCAGCTTCGATGATGAAAGCTATCTCGCTGCCGGTGCCACACTCAGCGACAGAGAGCAGGTCTGGCAGTCCGATATCGTGCTGAAGGTCAATGCGCCGGATGACGAAGAGATTGCGCTGACCCGCACGGGCAGCACACTGGTCAGTTTTATCTGGCCCGCCCAGAATCCCGACCTGCTGTCAAAACTGGCCGCGCGTCAGGTTACCGTCATGGCGATGGACTCGGTGCCGCGTATTTCACGGGCCCAGTCGCTGGATGCCCTGAGCTCTATGGCGAACATAGCCGGTTATCGCGCCATCGTTGAAGCCGCCCATGAATTCGGTCGCTTCTTTACCGGTCAGATCACCGCCGCCGGTAAAGTGCCTCCCGCAAAAGTGATGGTGATTGGGGCCGGCGTGGCCGGACTGGCCGCGATTGGCGCAGCGGGCAGCCTGGGCGCGATCGTCCGGGCGTTTGATACCCGTCCCGAAGTCAAAGAACAGGTGCAGAGTATGGGTGCCGAATTCCTTGAACTCGATTTCGAAGAAGAAGCGGGCAGCGGTGATGGCTATGCCAAAGTCATGTCAGAGGCATTCATCAAAGCGGAGATGGCGCTGTTTGCCAGTCAGGCTAAAGAGGTGGATATCATTGTCACCACGGCGCTGATACCAGGCAAGCCGGCGCCGAAACTGATCACCGAAGAGATGATCGCCAGCATGAAGCCAGGCAGCGTGATTGTTGACCTCGCGGCGCAGACCGGCGGTAACTGTGCGCTGACCGTCGCTGATCAGGTGACCGTCACACCGAACGGCGTCAAAATCATCGGTTATACCGATCTGCCGAGCCGTCTGGCGACGCAATCCTCCCAGCTTTACGGCACCAACCTGGTCAATCTGATCAAGCTGCTGTGCAAAGAGAAGAATGGCGAAATCCAGGTCGATTTCGAGGATGTGGTCGTGCGCGGCGTGACCGTCGTGCGCGAGGGGGAAGTCACCTGGCCAGCACCGCCGATTCAGGTCTCCGCCGCGCCAAAAGCGGCTCCGGCAGCCGCGAAGCCTGCAGAGAAGGCTGACGCGAAGCCCGTTTCACCGTGGCGTAACATTCTTTTGATCGCGCTGGCTATGGTGCTGTTTGGCTGCCTGGCCAACGTGGCACCTGCCGATTTCCTCTCTCACTTTACCGTGTTCGCGCTCGCCTGCGTGGTGGGCTATTACGTGGTGTGGAACGTCAGTCATGCGCTGCATACACCCCTGATGTCCGTGACCAATGCCATTTCCGGCATCATCGTCATCGGTGCGGTGTTGCAGATGGGCCACGGTGGCTGGGTCACCTTTATCTCCTTTATTGCCGTGCTGATTGCCAGCATCAATATCTTTGGTGGCTTTACCGTCACCCAGCGCATGCTGAAAATGTTTCGTAAGGGGTAA